A genomic window from Plasmodium chabaudi chabaudi strain AS genome assembly, chromosome: 8 includes:
- a CDS encoding armadillo repeat protein, putative → MDSDIKNSEEDIGCPSNETENDILRNKIANRIDKQNNDENNEKSGEDIKKQMSIIQIHKFINRLKNANIKSLEKNDIIKLEDDIKTLNISKYLSEIISYILNLSIHINKYSDIFILLNILKYICLNYNNVDYLIEKLIFIKFFKLDEKDSNYFFIIFHDIYNNVDNHSYSNSSEGHNSSSDSKVFEKNLFDEKHGSQTEDSGNTKCDNPGLSTLGVEENYNNKAESVNKLNKIKSEIFKKMTSYFYKENNENIENIENQTFLFQNNFNDKRMEYVSLPIWTNSSNEINSKDKIGSKNNSEKKLYIQEMIKNCNVVKNVEKQNRLRKILLCLYFELVLLKICNNKDMLIYMFINITFYSSLNMDVNSLGKETEKGFKGGSSKLGTHSYNIEKKNNDKLSEIDPLNMVKKCLCVNTIVVYDYFFTNTMSLFSDSARCNPILNHVKDVKNYIIEFFNNFYKFSMYRILTYLYAEHVDNEYRNGNKKVASNEDHYFFKIYNKSKNFCLLFTHLNKFNLNQIQIEGIQLLGVDKNSYNYIINSDRLKKQNDEQRQKSKAQSLLELSTNSLLTQNNNNCVDNEQEEICYEWKNIEEQNFYTVFPEYSNININLNDEENDEEDIILERIENGGENVLKKKKNKHDEFGNYTNKIINMNNEKDLENMVMIFLLNYNTKKKRKIIATKLIYLNKIILNLIPFYCRYIAILNKYTKDICLIIIDELKRIIEKDVKNKLPCQSKKTKCIKYICELVKFKLLDMSYVLDILNLLIENFTQDHLELCFYILENSSILLVSNSKTHIRFLYILEKLKKIKNTKNIPSSLENVFEECCIKVNNYLVEKTKRNNLFSNDNTHLDLNKINYKGNNISNQLSNQDKKKKKFFLKKLLLQDMNNMEDENAYDISKYIRKYNWNETFITHFLNKYIYKYLKYMTIYQINKIASLLYYIAIYKPQFVIHIIDELNEKIIKSFEDNDFKTFPYLIQYAHLFSGLYIYKTISSSNVFDLLYFLLSFSDTSMSNASNIFEIYKLFSQNVKFVKMVKDKVLAKRLLLPNGENEKMGTQSVCDSLGEAGQVNGGQGKAGQANQIRDGQGKGNHVSSGPFHYDADIESCSKFLFINNKNPILNNMLKDEDSSSFINIRMACIIIENCFKYFTNIPLLKFKLNIYFLFFIRFLLIFESLPIYIKTITDNILKQGSLNMTYFKTIRDVDKILFAILNYEYKIFQNEIKEDEQSSDELPFFDSDLNFKLDNVENGEEGKILKNEGGKNLASTPSTKHIKDAKQNRIDNKSSLNENDTSTNLTKYDEMDNEINQIIKESIDENRLTKNNKTQTSANFKKKFYLQPFIKKGSVKLC, encoded by the coding sequence ATGGATagtgatataaaaaattcagaGGAAGATATTGGGTGTCCAAGTAATGAAAcagaaaatgatatattacgTAATAAAATTGCAAACAGAATAGACAAgcaaaataatgatgaaaataatgagaAAAGTGgtgaagatataaaaaaacaaatgagcattattcaaatacataaatttattaatagattaaaaaatgcaaatataaaaagtttggaaaaaaatgatattataaaattagaagatgatataaaaacattaaatataagtaaATATTTAAGTGAAATAATTAGttacattttaaatttaagtatacatataaataaatattctgatatatttattttgttaaatattttaaaatatatttgcctaaattataataatgtagattatttaattgaaaagttaatatttattaaattttttaagctTGACGAAAAAGATTccaactatttttttattatttttcatgatatatataacaatgtAGACAACCATAGTTACTCCAATTCTTCTGAAGGGCATAACTCTTCAAGTGATTCTAAagtttttgaaaaaaatttatttgatgaaaaaCATGGTTCTCAAACCGAAGATAGTGGTAATACAAAATGTGACAACCCTGGTCTTTCCACTTTAGGGGTAGAAGAAAATTACAATAATAAAGCTGAGAgtgtaaataaattaaacaaaattaagagtgaaatatttaaaaaaatgacatcatatttttataaagaaaataatgaaaatattgaaaatattgagaatcaaacttttttatttcaaaacaattttaacgATAAAAGGATGGAATATGTTTCTTTGCCTATTTGGACAAACTCatcaaatgaaataaatagtaaAGACAAAATAggttcaaaaaataattcagaaaaaaaattatatattcaagAAATGatcaaaaattgtaatgttgttaaaaatgtagaaaaacaaaataggttgagaaaaatattattatgtttatacTTTGAATTGGTATTACttaaaatttgtaataataaagatatgttaatatatatgtttataaatataacattttattcATCTCTAAATATGGATGTAAATAGCTTAGGGAAAGAAACAGAAAAGGGATTCAAAGGTGGATCATCAAAATTAGGGACACACTCTTATaatatcgaaaaaaaaaataatgacaaATTATCTGAAATAGATCCATTAAATATGGTTAAAAAGTGCTTGTGTGTTAATACGATAGTTGTctatgattatttttttacaaacaCGATGAGTCTATTTAGTGATTCAGCTCGTTGTAATCCCATATTGAATCATGTGAAAGacgtaaaaaattatataatcgaattttttaataatttttataagttCTCTATGTACAGAATATTGACATATTTGTATGCCGAACATGTAGATAACGAATACAGAAatggtaataaaaaagttgcATCAAATGAGGatcactatttttttaaaatatataacaaaagtaaaaatttttGTCTTTTGTTTACGCATTTAAATAAgtttaatttaaatcagATTCAAATAGAGGGTATACAATTATTGGGtgttgataaaaatagttataattatataataaattcagACCGTCTAAAAAAGCAAAATGATGAGCAAAGACAAAAAAGTAAAGCACAATCGTTGCTTGAATTGTCTACCAACTCCTTACTTACACAAAACAACAACAATTGTGTAGACAATGAACAAGAGGAAATATGCTATgaatggaaaaatattgaagaacaaaatttttacaCTGTTTTTCCAgaatattcaaatattaatataaatctaaatgatgaagaaaatgatgaagagGATATAATTTTGGAAAGGATTGAGAATGGAGGagaaaatgttttaaagaaaaaaaaaaataaacatgaTGAGTTTGGtaattatacaaataaaataattaatatgaataatgaaAAGGATCTTGAAAATATGgttatgatttttttattaaattataatacaaagaaaaaaagaaaaataattgcaACAAAACTTATAtacttaaataaaattattcttaatttgattccattttattgtagatatatagctattttaaataaatatacgaAAGACATTTgcttaataataatagatgaattaaaacgaattattgaaaaagatgtaaaaaataaattaccGTGTCaaagtaaaaaaacaaaatgtataaaatatatttgtgaaTTAGTTaaattcaaattattaGATATGTCTTATGTATtagatattttaaatttattaattgaaaattttacaCAAGATCATTTAgaattatgtttttatattttagaGAACTCGtctatattattagtaAGCAATTCAAAGACACATATacgttttttatatatattagaaaaattgaaaaaaataaaaaatacaaaaaatataccatCATCGTTAGAAAATGTGTTTGAAGAATGTTGTATTAaagtaaataattatttagtagagaaaacaaaaagaaataatttattttcaaatgatAATACACATTTAgatttaaacaaaattaattataaaggGAATAACATTTCTAATCAATTGTCTAAccaagataaaaaaaaaaaaaaattttttttaaaaaagttgtTACTTCAagatatgaataatatggaagatgaaaatgcatatgacatatctaaatatataaggAAATACAATTGGAATGAAACCTTTataacacattttttaaataaatatatttataaatatttaaaatatatgactatttatcaaataaataaaatagcatccttattatattatatagcGATTTATAAACCTCAGTTTgtaatacatattattgatgaactaaatgaaaaaattataaaaagttttGAAGACAatgattttaaaacatttccATATCTTATACAATATgcacatttattttcaggattatatatttataaaacaataagTTCATCTAAtgtttttgatttattatattttctactTTCCTTTTCGGATACTAGTATGTCAAATGCTTCGAACATTTTTGAGATCTACAAACTGTTTTCTCAAAATGTGAAATTTGTGAAAATGGTTAAAGATAAAGTGCTAGCAAAAAGGCTTTTACTGCCGAATGGAGAGAACGAAAAAATGGGCACCCAATCTGTTTGCGATTCGTTGGGTGAAGCAGGTCAAGTCAATGGTGGGCAGGGTAAAGCAGGTCAAGCAAACCAAATTCGTGATGGTCAAGGTAAAGGGAACCACGTTAGTAGCGGACCGTTTCATTACGATGCTGATATAGAAAGCTGTTCCAAGTTTCtgttcataaataataagaacCCGATTTTAAATAACATGTTGAAAGATGAAGACAGTAGtagttttattaatattaggATGGCATGTATAATTATAGAGAactgttttaaatattttactaaCATTCCTTTGTTAAAATTTaagttaaatatatattttttattttttattcgctttttattaatatttgaatcattaccaatatatattaagacAATCACAGATAACATACTAAAGCAAGGGAGTCTAAATATGACCTACTTTAAAACAATAAGAGATGTCgataaaattttgtttgcaattttaaattatgaatataaaatatttcaaaatgaaataaaagagGATGAACAAAGTAGTGATGAACTGCCCTTCTTTGATTCGGATCTCAACTTTAAACTTGATAATGTTGAAAATGGAGAGGAGGgcaaaattttgaaaaatgaagGTGGCAAAAATTTAGCTAGCACCCCTTCGACTAAGCATATAAAAGATGCAAAACAAAATAGGATTGATAATAAATCGAGTTTAAATGAGAACGATACAAGTACCAATTTGacaaaatatgatgaaatGGATAATGAAATTAATCAAATCATAAAGGAGTCTATAGATGAAAATAGgctaacaaaaaataataagacaCAAACATCagcaaattttaaaaaaaaattttatttacagcCTTTTATTAAGAAAGGATCTGTTAAGTTGTGTTGA
- a CDS encoding histone deacetylase 1, putative yields the protein MSNRKKVAYFHDPDIGSYYYGAGHPMKPQRIRMTHSLIVSYNLYKYMEVYRPHKSDVNELTLFHDYEYIDFLSSISMENYRDFTYQLKRFNVGEATDCPVFDGLFQFQQSCAGASIDGAAKLNHHCADICVNWSGGLHHAKMSEASGFCYINDIVLGILELLKYHARVMYIDIDVHHGDGVEEAFYVTHRVMTVSFHKFGDYFPGTGDITDVGVNHGKYYSVNVPLNDGITDEAFVDLFKVVIDKCVQSYKPGAIILQCGADSLTGDRLGRFNLTIKGHARCVEHVRSYNLPLLVLGGGGYTIRNVSRCWAYETGVVLNKHHEMSDQISLNDYYDYYAPDFQLHLQPSSIPNYNSPEHLSKIKMKIAENLRNIEHAPGVQFSYVPPDFFDSDIDDKSDKNQYELKDDSGGGRAAGTRGKEHSSSHHLRRKNYEDDFFDMSDRDQGII from the coding sequence atgtcGAATAGGAAAAAAGTAGCATATTTCCATGACCCTGATATAGGTAGCTATTATTATGGAGCGGGTCATCCTATGAAGCCTCAAAGAATTCGAATGACACATTCGTTAATTGTATCAtacaatttatataaatatatggaaGTATATAGGCCTCATAAAAGTGATGTGAATGAGTTAACTTTATTTCAtgattatgaatatattgattttttatcatcaatATCTATGGAAAATTATCGAGATTTCACATACCAATTAAAAAGATTTAATGTTGGAGAAGCTACTGATTGCCCAGTTTTTGATGGCCTTTTTCAATTTCAGCAATCCTGCGCAGGTGCATCGATTGATGGCGCAGCGAAATTAAATCACCATTGTGCCGATATTTGCGTGAACTGGTCAGGTGGTTTACATCATGCAAAAATGTCAGAAGCTAGTggtttttgttatattaatGACATTGTTTTAGGAATATTAgaacttttaaaatatcatgCACGTGTCATGTATATTGACATCGATGTTCATCATGGGGATGGAGTTGAAGAAGCTTTTTATGTTACTCATAGAGTTATGACTGTATCATTTCATAAATTTGGTGACTACTTTCCTGGTACAGGTGATATAACAGATGTTGGAGTTAATCATGGAAAGTACTATAGTGTTAATGTGCCATTAAATGATGGAATAACAGATGAAGCATTTGTGGATTTATTTAAAGTTGTTATAGATAAATGTGTCCAGTCTTATAAGCCTGGTGCTATTATACTTCAATGTGGAGCCGATAGTTTAACGGGTGATAGATTAGGCAGATTTAATTTAACGATAAAAGGTCATGCAAGATGTGTTGAGCATGTTCgttcatataatttgcCATTATTAGTTTTAGGTGGTGGAGGATATACAATACGTAATGTATCAAGATGTTGGGCATATGAAACTGGAgttgttttaaataaacatCATGAAATGTCTGATCAAATTAGCTTAAATGattattatgattattatGCACCTGATTTTCAATTACATTTACAGCCATCTAGTATACCAAATTATAATTCACCTGAACATTTaagtaaaattaaaatgaaaatagcAGAAAACTTAAGGAATATTGAGCATGCTCCAGGTGTCCAATTTTCTTATGTACCACCTGACTTTTTCGATTCAGATATAGACGATAAAAGTGATAAAAATCAGTACGAACTTAAAGATGATAGTGGAGGTGGTAGAGCAGCAGGAACAAGAGGAAAAGAACATTCATCGAGCCATCATCTAAGgcgaaaaaattatgaagatGATTTCTTCGATATGTCAGATAGAGATCAAGGAATTATTTAG
- a CDS encoding protein kinase, putative: MSKISKHDLLLKYKDRDDFIFNQVLNIVEYPFNEIFEYADGNIYIGETENKKRHGYGFYIYEDIKAIYQGQWKENSKNGYGILYNKNDVIYSGEWLNNISHGFGCSYKKKKIYFGCYKYGLMNGVGIVKKNKCLNLCLFKSNAKKVGIKICKNMEINICLYKDNEIYFKNKLSKYFPYYKDNNISQNIQTEVFYKILNIDKSAIDNEIEYNENCKKNKSGSLICEEDINNITRNTNPNFNLESYLGIESKKFKYRKKDYYDVNKSNSFCTPYDNYCYSLPNQKNFNKKINNYSNPAYDNPLANNNMDPPKFPKHMYRYSVPTNSYINQSDNDMLPFEFGKFDKLDKFDDKIDKSNVSSQVRMTYEKNKRVKKKKKKFHLKRVKDKILNNENYLFHELDSNSSNYFSENMTRNLSNCSGSEKLKKKKKIIAKLIIKKKENMACLLVSPNLNNGKMRIPQKKNRNKIKYTLFVNKHIVKHFCRENKQTLNDKVNELNYYNGFKTASVQSSDKLEGEYFMSHGNGTNECIAKQIMPKLERSKIKKEKELSKYIYLLNYLKEINKKNKIECIYQWNIEHISILLYLFELDEYIPSFISNNVKGFHFFIMNRKILNELGVYKNEHIYFFMNFINTFNNIHNIYLQIFLKWEQLNKGLLSLKYNLIRNKDLTILKKLKKSKNLYLGYYGNCFVCLRTIKSVNFMSNLKIREEEKKNIEEINDNDIAQSYTKGHDKVVCIQERAEMKKKEGIHKGQNNNSLDHRNSRNSFIGTNLFSSAHNLLFDDGPKENIFRTFENIKNNLLNYKNAPANITISENSTKFESLYDGEKGVEEVNGEKNGDLSENGHDNNNTCECLKMIYDYKNVHRYMKTISRRICFIKEHFIMSNVRHPNIVEYVGNIITWKKNKKNKKIREHFGLVFEYMKGKRLYDILYNKKKKKNNKENEKKYAHKNDSKDNLYNGYKKWKLNNKFILKVLYEICLTLHYLHEKNIYHGNINSKNLFITKNGNVKICNFKNAHIQNYYDYKTDIQNLPECSEKNNTIYYSLKANNFIPLPYITYINYTKQNPKYIDEITSAPFFLYTNTFNLKLMNNHKNIYTAPEVLRGEEYTNKSDIYSFGILMYELIFETLPFKNKHNNNFNLFLSILISTCYFQNYIYFDISKFKKNNIMSHIFINITILIKLCLNPDPSNRPTSKYLYDYFKNILDILKIMKKDNQEIL; encoded by the exons ATGAGCAAAATTAGTAAACACGATTTActtttgaaatataaagatagggatgattttatttttaatcaaGTCTTAAATATTGTGGAATACCCATTTAATGAAAta TTTGAATATGCGGatggaaatatttatattggagaaactgaaaataaaaaaagacatGGTTACggcttttatatatatgaagatATTAAGGCAATATATCAAGG GCAATGGAAggaaaattcaaaaaatgggtatggaattttatataacaaaaatgacGTGATTTATTCAg GTGAATGGttgaataatatttcacaCGGTTTTGGATgcagttataaaaaaaagaaaatatattttggttGTTATAAGTATGGTTTAATGAATGGTGTGGGAATAGtcaagaaaaataaatgtttaaatttatgcttatttaagtcaaatgcaaaaaaagtaggaattaaaatttgcaaaaatatggaaataaatatatgtttgtataaagataatgaaatatattttaaaaataaattatccaAGTATTTCCCTTATTATAAAgacaataatatatctcAAAACATTCAAACTGaagttttttataaaatattaaacataGACAAATCAGCAATTGATAACGAAAtagaatataatgaaaattgtaaaaaaaataaaagtggATCATTAATATGTGAggaagatataaataacataACTAGGAATACAAAtccaaattttaatttagaATCTTATTTAGGAATagaatcaaaaaaattcaaatatcgaaaaaaagattattatgatgtaaataaatcaaatagCTTTTGCACACCTTATGataattattgttattcTCTACCAAATCAAAAAaactttaataaaaaaattaataattattctaATCCGGCTTACGACAACCCTTTGGCAAACAATAATATGGATCCTCCTAAATTTCCAAAACATATGTATAGGTATTCTGTGCCTACAAATagttatataaatcaaaGCGACAATGATATGCTGCCATTCGAGTTTGGCAAATTTGATAAACTTGACAAATTTGATGATAAGATTGACAAGTCGAATGTGTCTAGCCAAGTAAGAATgacatatgaaaaaaataagagagtaaaaaaaaaaaaaaaaaaatttcatttaaagCGTGTAAAAGACAAAATATTGAATAACgagaattatttatttcatgaATTAGATTCAAATAgttcaaattatttttctgaAAATATGACAAGAAATCTTAGTAACTGTTCAGGTAGcgaaaagttaaaaaaaaaaaaaaaaataatagccaaactgataataaaaaaaaaagagaatatGGCTTGTCTTTTGGTTAGCCCAAATTTGAATAATGGTAAAATGAGGATaccacaaaaaaaaaatcgtaataaaataaaatacacattatttgttaataaacatattgtGAAGCATTTTTGTCgagaaaataaacaaacaTTGAATGATAAAgtaaatgaattaaattattacaacGGTTTTAAAACAGCTAGTGTGCAAAGTAGCGATAAGTTAGAGGgggaatattttatgtctCATGGTAATGGAACAAATGAATGTATAGCTAAACAAATTATGCCAAAATTGGAAagatcaaaaataaaaaaagaaaaagaattatcaaagtatatatatttattaaattatttaaaagaaataaacaaaaaaaacaaaattgaaTGTATTTATCAATGGAACATAGAacatatttccattttattatatctattCGAATTGGATGAATATATTCCATCATTTATTTCCAACAATGTCAAAggatttcatttttttattatgaatagaaaaatattaaatgaattaggagtatataaaaatgaacatatatatttttttatgaattttattaacacatttaataatatacataatatatatttacaaatttttctaaaatggGAACAGCTAAATAAAGGCTTATTGTCCttgaaatataatttaataagaaataaagatttaacaattttaaaaaaattaaaaaaatcgaagaACTTATATTTGGGTTATTATGGAAATTGTTTTGTATGCTTACGTACTATCAAAAGTGTAAATTTTATGTctaatttgaaaataagagaggaagaaaaaaaaaatatagaggaaataaatgataatgacATTGCTCAATCTTATACTAAGGGTCATGACAAAGTTGTATGCATTCAAGAAAGAGctgaaatgaaaaaaaaggaaggCATACACAAAggtcaaaataataatagccTAGATCATCGAAATAGTCGAAATTCTTTTATAGgaacaaatttatttagtaGTGCACACAATTTGTTATTTGACGATGGCccaaaagaaaatattttccgaacgtttgaaaatataaagaacaatttattaaattataaaaacgCACCTGCTAATATTACCATATCTGAAAATAGCACAAAATTTGAATCACTCTATGATGGCGAAAAGGGAGTTGAAGAAGTAAACGGCGAAAAAAACGGTGATCTTTCAGAGAATGGTCACGATAATAACAACACTTGTGAATgcttaaaaatgatttacgattataaaaatgtgcatAGGTATATGAAAACAATAAGTAGAagaatatgttttataaaagaacattttattatgtctAATGTGAGACATCCAAATATTGTGGAATATGTTGGTAATATAATTacttggaaaaaaaataaaaaaaataaaaaaatacgagAACACTTTGGTCTggtttttgaatatatgaAGGGAAAACGtttatatgatattttatataataaaaagaaaaaaaaaaataataaagaaaatgaaaaaaaatatgcacacaAAAATGATAGTAAAGATAATCTATATaatggatataaaaaatggaaattaaataataagtttattttaaaagtatTATACGAAATCTGTCTTACTCTACATTATttacatgaaaaaaatatatatcatggaaatataaacagtaaaaatttgtttataacaaaaaatggaaatgtaaaaatatgcaattttaaaaatgcacacattcaaaattattatgactATAAAACTgatattcaaaatttacCTGAATgttcagaaaaaaataataccaTTTATTATAGTTTGAaagcaaataattttataccacttccatatattacatatattaattatacaaaacaaaacccaaaatatattgatgaAATAACATCAgcacctttttttttatatacaaacacatttaatttaaaacttatgaataatcataaaaatatatatacagcACCAGAAGTTTTAAGAGGTGAagaatatacaaataaaagtGATATATACTCGTTTGGTATACTAATGTATGAACTTATATTTGAAACATTACCATTTAAgaataaacataataataattttaatttatttctttctattttaatatctacatgttattttcaaaattatatttattttgatataagtaaatttaaaaaaaataatataatgtctcatatttttataaatattacgattcttataaaattatgtctAAATCCAGACCCATCAAATAGGCCTAcctcaaaatatttatatgactattttaagaatatcctcgatattttaaaaattatgaaaaaagatAATCAGGAAATTCTCTAA
- a CDS encoding parasitophorous vacuolar protein 5, putative — MKFYSVLAIVLSLSFIGASNINNNDAPADPTPDNPNNDGNVHILTKNIDLKQLQGTYYEIATNASDKIFPGLLCRCTKYDFSGLRRDGNSAYMLVNYACDRNFIFGEKKSELLFKLILNKPVDENTTVVDEFNSSIFAVQGNQQILLNSNLNIIYAETNDQNEYEHLIIAGTKSIEPMIILSKYRTVLLETYNKLLNALYVAGYDPSLLNWPFILQTDQTFCD; from the exons atgaaattCTATAGCGTTCTTGCCATTGTTTTATCCTTATCTTTCATTGGAGCTtcaaacataaataataacgaTGCTCCCGCAGACCCAACTCCAGATAATCCAAATAAT GATGGAAATGTCCAcattttaacaaaaaatatcgaCTTAAAACAATTACAAGGAACATATTACGAAATTGCAACAAATGCATCTGATAAAATCTTTCCAGGTTTATTATGCAGATGTACTAAATACGATTTCTCCGGCTTAAGAAGAGACGGAAACTCTGCATACATGTTAGTTAACTATGCATGTGACAGAAACTTCATTTTCGGAGAGAAAAAATCTGAAttgttatttaaattaattttaaataaaccAGTTGATGAAAATACCACCGTTGTTGACGAATTCAATTCAAGTATCTTCGCAGTCCAAGGAAACcaacaaatattattaaacaGCAACTTAAACATTATCTATGCTGAAACTAATgatcaaaatgaatatgaacATCTCATTATTGCAGGAACTAAATCAATTGAAccaatgataatattatcTAAATACAGAACTGTACTTTTAGAAACATAcaacaaattattaaatgctCTTTATGTTGCTGGTTATGATCCATCCCTCTTGAACTGGCCATTTATCCTCCAAACTGATCAAACTTTCTGTGATTAA
- a CDS encoding zinc binding protein (Yippee), putative, translating into MGRSFKVFLSNYAYSCSECGNHLSDPSELVSTSFRGRTGPAWLFSKVINICEGQYEDRMMTTGQHTIVDIYCSNCRNNVGWKYEDSSEESQKYKKGKYILEKALLSFLVIDKCGKEHKFELKSSDCDF; encoded by the exons atgggtAGATCATTCAAGGTTTTTTTGAGCAACTACGCATACAG TTGCTCAGAATGTGGAAACCATCTGTCCGATCCGAGTGAACTTGTTTCTACTTCGTTTAGAGGTAGAACAGGACCAGCATGGCTTTTTTCAaaagttataaatatatgcgaAGGACAATATGAGGATAGGATGATGACAACTGGTCAGCATACAATAGTTGATATTTATTGTAGTAATTGTAGAAATAATGTAGGATGGAAATATGAAGATTCATCTGAAGAATCtcagaaatataaaaaaggaaaatatattttagaaaaagCTTTACTCTCTTTTTTAGTTATTGATAAATGTGGAAAAGAACACAAATTCGAACTTAAATCATCTGATTGTGATTTTTGA